The Stegostoma tigrinum isolate sSteTig4 chromosome 9, sSteTig4.hap1, whole genome shotgun sequence genome includes a region encoding these proteins:
- the LOC125455056 gene encoding peptide chain release factor 1-like, mitochondrial isoform X1: protein MLFVCRTLLIALNATVRQTLRLSCLVKPAFPCPRRCFCQIVQPGFRWPPSAILLAGTPKHVRAYMASTEVVERLFAQSSLQDYLRKLEQEYEESVQRLNATEASPGEVEGERTRLLRRRVTELDPVVMELQQLRLKMQELQDIQALLKDEDIDLKRLAESEECSCLETIHTLKSKIISLLIPPEEADNNDLILEVTAGVGGQEAMLFTAEMFKMYQNYASYKHWQFEVLEYCHSDLGGLRHAVASVSGPETYKHMKYEGGVHRVQRIPKTEKQGRTHTSTMTVAILPQPTEIDMTINSKDLRIETKRASGAGGQHVNTTDSAVRILHIPTGVAAECQQERSQLTNREKAMQMLRAKLYSMKLEEQNNQRQYARKIQIGTKGRSEKIRTYNFPQDRITDHRIGKSFHDLRTFMMGEKLLDEMVEDLKGLADSESLLELLEQSASKQQNEQRHQ, encoded by the exons ATGCTGTTTGTGTGTCGGACTCTCCTCATCGCTCTGAATGCCACTGTCAGGCAAACACTCAGACTGAGCTGCCTTGTGAAACCTGCATTCCCATGCCCCAGGAGATGTTTCTGCCAGATTGTCCAACCTGGATTTCGCTGGCCTCCCTCTGCCATCCTCCTTGCTGGCACACCAAAGCATGTGCGTGCCTACATGGCCAGCACAGAAGTGGTGGAAAGACTCTTTGCGCAGAGCTCACTGCAAGACTACCTGAGGAAGCTGGAACAGGAGTATGAGGAGTCTGTGCAGAGGCTTAATGCCACTGAGGCTTCCCCAGGAGAAGTGGAGGGGGAAAGGACAAGGCTGCTCAGGAGGAGAGTGACTGAGCTGGATCCGGTGGTAATGGAACTTCAGCAGCTGAGGCTCAAAATGCAGGAGTTGCAGGACATTCAGGCACTGCTAAAAG ATGAGGATATTGATTTGAAGAGACTTGCTGAAAGCGAAGAGTGTTCATGTCTGGAAACCATCCACACTCTAAAGTCCAAG ATAATTTCACTCCTGATCCCCCCTGAAGAAGCAGACAATAATGATCTGATTCTGGAAGTGACTGCAGGAGTCGGGGGACAGGAGGCCATGTTGTTTACTGCCGAAATGTTCAAAATGTACCAGAACTACGCATCCTACAAACACTGGCAGTTTGAAGTTCTGGAGTACTGCCATAGTGATCTTG GGGGTTTACGTCACGCTGTAGCTAGTGTGAGTGGCCCGGAGACCTACAAGCACATGAAGTATGAGGGGGGAGTGCACAGAGTTCAGCGGATTCCCAAAACTGAAAAACAAGGCAGGACTCACACCAGCACGATGACCGTGGCCATCCTACCGCAGCCCACTGAG ATTGATATGACCATCAACTCCAAGGATCTGCGGATAGAAACAAAACGTGCAAGTGGTGCTGGCGGTCAGCATGTGAACACAACGGACAGTGCGGTGCGCATTCTGCATATCCCAACAG GTGTAGCAGCTGAATGCCAGCAGGAAAGGTCCCAGCTGACAAATCGAGAAAAAGCAATGCAGATGCTGCGAGCGAAATTATACAgcatgaagctggaggagcagaatAACCAGAGACAATATGCTCGCAAGATTCAG ATTGGGACCAAGGGAAGGTCGGAAAAAATTCGGACATACAACTTCCCTCAAGATAGGATTACAGATCATCGGATTGGCAAGTCATTTCATGACTTGAGGACTTTCATGATGGGCGAGAAGCTCCTGGATGAAATGGTTGAAGATCTGAAGGGCCTGGCGGACAGTGAATCCCTCCTCGAGTTACTGGAACAGAGCGCATCAAAGCAGCAAAATGAACAAAGGCATCAGTGA
- the LOC125455056 gene encoding peptide chain release factor 1-like, mitochondrial isoform X2 — protein MLFTAEMFKMYQNYASYKHWQFEVLEYCHSDLGGLRHAVASVSGPETYKHMKYEGGVHRVQRIPKTEKQGRTHTSTMTVAILPQPTEIDMTINSKDLRIETKRASGAGGQHVNTTDSAVRILHIPTGVAAECQQERSQLTNREKAMQMLRAKLYSMKLEEQNNQRQYARKIQIGTKGRSEKIRTYNFPQDRITDHRIGKSFHDLRTFMMGEKLLDEMVEDLKGLADSESLLELLEQSASKQQNEQRHQ, from the exons ATGTTGTTTACTGCCGAAATGTTCAAAATGTACCAGAACTACGCATCCTACAAACACTGGCAGTTTGAAGTTCTGGAGTACTGCCATAGTGATCTTG GGGGTTTACGTCACGCTGTAGCTAGTGTGAGTGGCCCGGAGACCTACAAGCACATGAAGTATGAGGGGGGAGTGCACAGAGTTCAGCGGATTCCCAAAACTGAAAAACAAGGCAGGACTCACACCAGCACGATGACCGTGGCCATCCTACCGCAGCCCACTGAG ATTGATATGACCATCAACTCCAAGGATCTGCGGATAGAAACAAAACGTGCAAGTGGTGCTGGCGGTCAGCATGTGAACACAACGGACAGTGCGGTGCGCATTCTGCATATCCCAACAG GTGTAGCAGCTGAATGCCAGCAGGAAAGGTCCCAGCTGACAAATCGAGAAAAAGCAATGCAGATGCTGCGAGCGAAATTATACAgcatgaagctggaggagcagaatAACCAGAGACAATATGCTCGCAAGATTCAG ATTGGGACCAAGGGAAGGTCGGAAAAAATTCGGACATACAACTTCCCTCAAGATAGGATTACAGATCATCGGATTGGCAAGTCATTTCATGACTTGAGGACTTTCATGATGGGCGAGAAGCTCCTGGATGAAATGGTTGAAGATCTGAAGGGCCTGGCGGACAGTGAATCCCTCCTCGAGTTACTGGAACAGAGCGCATCAAAGCAGCAAAATGAACAAAGGCATCAGTGA